A genomic window from Archocentrus centrarchus isolate MPI-CPG fArcCen1 chromosome 2, fArcCen1, whole genome shotgun sequence includes:
- the c2h8orf74 gene encoding uncharacterized protein C8orf74 homolog isoform X2, whose translation MSLRHRVGLQRQPSRAVSLVRMDSLTEAEMAQIAKLQRDAGVETLSRHFLWSEFCDERRCFHQDFVYDVAMFAADRGFSWPHVIRAAAIARDIFPQLDDLDVLGLLSLLREVLHERLPNLAPIHQHDLTRYLTDICIVRRRLFQAVVSGAAHMSITQLHLEVQLPPTPSPLAQGTDLQEWESQQHQASLTSALQQKETELRCLRHGSRVTLEDHRGPDTAESDPRGQFAQ comes from the exons atgtCCCTACGTCATCGCGTCGGTCTCCAACGGCAACCAAGCCGCGCGGTGTCGTTGGTCAGAATGGATTCCCTCACAGAGGCGGAAATGGCTCAGATAGCAAAGCTACAG AGAGATGCTGGTGTGGAGACGCTCAGCCGTCACTTCTTGTGGTCTGAGTTTTGTGATGAACGACGATGCTTCCATCAGGATTTTGTGTATGACGTGGCCATGTTTGCTGCAGACCGTGGCTTCTCCTGGCCTCATGTTATCCGGGCAGCTGCGATCGCCAGAGACATCTTTCCACAGCTGGACG ATCTCGACGTACTCGGCTTGTTGTCCCTACTGAGAGAGGTGCTGCATGAGCGTTTACCAAACCTTGCTCCCATCCATCAACATGACCTCACCAGGTACCTCACAGACATCTGCATCGTCCGGCGGAGGCTTTTCCAGGCGGTGGTCAGTGGAGCTGCGCACATGTCTATCACTCAGCTACACTTGGAGGTGCAACTGCCACCCACACCCTCTCCTCTGGCACAG GGCACTGATCTGCAAGAGTGGGAGAGTCAGCAGCATCAAGCTAGTCTCACTTCAGCCTTGCAGCAGAAGGAAACAGAGCTGAGGTGTCTCAGACATGGGTCACGGGTCACTCTGGAGGAC CACCGAGGGCCAGATACTGCAGAGTCTGATCCAAGAGGCCAGTTTGCTCAGTGA
- the LOC115790616 gene encoding zinc finger BED domain-containing protein 4-like isoform X1: MSAKSSIIKFGYINHKEYVCKTTSRKKHTATCKFCRASLSETVGTTSNFYRHLERKHKARFLEYKSRQQTDVTQPTISFTQKVQLYSPQSPRQQAISEAIVQDLIIGCCLPISLVENGHFKHFLEVMDSKYRPISRGTVSERRIPELVKKVKETVLEKLKTQSSVSLTTDLWSDRRLRSFLGVTAHVCYKSKDSYALESYLLDCRRFTGRHTGEHISSAFEEITEEYGIRHKISYIITDKASNMKCAFKVHMPQQQSDDSESEEDNLDNEHLWEDINLAEDTELPWSSGERLSCFAHSLQLVVNDGMKEVRTISRSIAKTSRFTTLLHSSSQFKDKFEAMFGTNRTVPAASMTRWNSTFKQVQALIALDHKALNEMCTKDYEDVVFSTREWNQLKELSAVLAPFSEATDLTEGEKSVTISMVVPTVLDLNTHLLKMEETRMQCRPLVAALKQSLMKRFSGIFIKINMAKESGREQPFNHNVYFFATMLDPQFGLSWVDLDVTNGGNAASVKKFREELKKTLTDTLIFEVENMMDSKDETGSEARNVDPASDSPPAKCPRLLSRYKAHKKRSSVQDSSIVTQISKYFDAVRDSDPDNALVFWAKNHARFPQLHNLALKVLSVPASSAPVERVFSRGGIIMRPHRARLGHRMLQSLMFLKCNQTLL; the protein is encoded by the exons ATGTCTGCCAAATCGTCAATTATAAAATTCGGCTATATAAATCATAAAGAATATGTTTGTAAAACAACATCGAGAAAAAAGCATACTGCGACATGTAAATTCTGCCGTGCTTCGCTATCAGAGACGGTGGGGACAACGTCCAACTTTTATCGTCACCTAGAAAGGAAGCACAAAGCAAG GTTCTTGGAGTACAAGTCAAGGCAACAGACTGATGTCACACAGCCAACGATATCATTTACCCAGAAAGTGCAGCTCTACAGCCCACAATCGCCAAGGCAACAAGCCATCAGTGAAGCCATTGTTCAAGATTTGATCATTGGGTGTTGTCTGCCTATCTCACTTGTGgaaaatggacattttaaacactttctTGAGGTCATGGATAGTAAATACAGACCAATCTCTAGAGGAACAGTTTCTGAGAGGCGAATACCAGAGTTGGTAAAGAAGGTCAAGGAAACTGTTTTGGAGAAACTGAAGACCCAGTCGTCTGTGTCATTAACAACTGACCTCTGGTCTGATCGCAGGCTACGCTCCTTCCTTGGAGTGACTGCCCATGTGTGCTACAAATCAAAGGATTCCTATGCACTTGAATCCTACCTGCTGGACTGTAGGCGTTTTACAGGCAGGCATACTGGAGAGCATATTTCATCTGCCTTTGAGGAGATCACAGAGGAATATGGGATTCGTCACAAAATAAGCTATATCATAACAGACAAAGCCAGCAATatgaaatgtgcttttaaaGTACACATGCCCCAACAGCAATCTGATGACAGTGAGAGTGAGGAGGATAATCTAGATAACGAGCACTTGTGGGAGGACATTAATTTAGCAGAAGACACAGAATTACCCTGGTCATCAGGTGAACGTCTTTCCTGCTTTGCACACTCTCTGCAGTTAGTTGTGAATGATGGCATGAAGGAGGTTAGGACCATTTCCCGCTCCATAGCCAAAACATCACGGTTCACAACTCTATTACATAGCAGCTCACAATTCAAAGACAAGTTTGAGGCTATGTTTGGCACTAATAGGACTGTTCCAGCTGCAAGCATGACTCGTTGGAACAGTACATTTAAACAAGTACAGGCCCTCATAGCTCTGGACCACAAAGCCCTGAACGAAATGTGCACTAAGGATTATGAGGATGTGGTGTTTAGCACCCGTGAGTGGAACCAACTGAAGGAACTGAGTGCAGTTCTTGCTCCATTTTCTGAGGCAACAGAcctgacagaaggagagaaatcAGTTACCATTAGTATGGTGGTTCCAACTGTCCTGGACTTGAATACACACCTCCTCAAGATGGAGGAGACCCGAATGCAGTGCCGgccattagttgcagccctcAAACAGTCTCTGATGAAAAGATTTTCTGGAAtctttataaaaataaacatggccaaagagAGCGGAAGAGAGCAACCTTTTAACCACAATGTGTACTTTTTTGCTACCATGCTGGATCCGCAGTTTGGCTTAAGCTGGGTGGACTTAGATGTTACCAATGGGGGAAATGCAGCATCAGTGAAGAAGTTCAGAGAAGAACTTAAGAAGACTCTGACAG ACACATTGATCTTTGAGGTGGAGAACATGATGGACAGTAAAGATGAAACGGGCTCAGAAGCCAGGAATGTGGATCCAGCCAGTGATTCACCACCAGCTAAATGTCCTCGCCTTCTGTCCCGCTACAAGGCCCACAAGAAACGCAGCTCAGTGCAGGATTCAAGTATTGTAACACAGATAAGCAAATACTTTGATGCCGTCCGTGACTCTGATCCTGACAATGCACTTGTCTTCtgggccaaaaaccatgccagaTTTCCACAACTCCACAATTTGGCATTGAAGGTGCTATCAGTCCCTGCCTCCTCTGCACCAGTGGAGAGGGTTTTCAGTAGAGGAGGCATTATAATGAGACCCCATCGTGCACGTTTAGGTCACAGAATGTTGCAATCtctcatgtttttaaaatgcaacCAAACTTTACTTTAA
- the LOC115790616 gene encoding zinc finger BED domain-containing protein 4-like isoform X2 has protein sequence MDSKYRPISRGTVSERRIPELVKKVKETVLEKLKTQSSVSLTTDLWSDRRLRSFLGVTAHVCYKSKDSYALESYLLDCRRFTGRHTGEHISSAFEEITEEYGIRHKISYIITDKASNMKCAFKVHMPQQQSDDSESEEDNLDNEHLWEDINLAEDTELPWSSGERLSCFAHSLQLVVNDGMKEVRTISRSIAKTSRFTTLLHSSSQFKDKFEAMFGTNRTVPAASMTRWNSTFKQVQALIALDHKALNEMCTKDYEDVVFSTREWNQLKELSAVLAPFSEATDLTEGEKSVTISMVVPTVLDLNTHLLKMEETRMQCRPLVAALKQSLMKRFSGIFIKINMAKESGREQPFNHNVYFFATMLDPQFGLSWVDLDVTNGGNAASVKKFREELKKTLTDTLIFEVENMMDSKDETGSEARNVDPASDSPPAKCPRLLSRYKAHKKRSSVQDSSIVTQISKYFDAVRDSDPDNALVFWAKNHARFPQLHNLALKVLSVPASSAPVERVFSRGGIIMRPHRARLGHRMLQSLMFLKCNQTLL, from the exons ATGGATAGTAAATACAGACCAATCTCTAGAGGAACAGTTTCTGAGAGGCGAATACCAGAGTTGGTAAAGAAGGTCAAGGAAACTGTTTTGGAGAAACTGAAGACCCAGTCGTCTGTGTCATTAACAACTGACCTCTGGTCTGATCGCAGGCTACGCTCCTTCCTTGGAGTGACTGCCCATGTGTGCTACAAATCAAAGGATTCCTATGCACTTGAATCCTACCTGCTGGACTGTAGGCGTTTTACAGGCAGGCATACTGGAGAGCATATTTCATCTGCCTTTGAGGAGATCACAGAGGAATATGGGATTCGTCACAAAATAAGCTATATCATAACAGACAAAGCCAGCAATatgaaatgtgcttttaaaGTACACATGCCCCAACAGCAATCTGATGACAGTGAGAGTGAGGAGGATAATCTAGATAACGAGCACTTGTGGGAGGACATTAATTTAGCAGAAGACACAGAATTACCCTGGTCATCAGGTGAACGTCTTTCCTGCTTTGCACACTCTCTGCAGTTAGTTGTGAATGATGGCATGAAGGAGGTTAGGACCATTTCCCGCTCCATAGCCAAAACATCACGGTTCACAACTCTATTACATAGCAGCTCACAATTCAAAGACAAGTTTGAGGCTATGTTTGGCACTAATAGGACTGTTCCAGCTGCAAGCATGACTCGTTGGAACAGTACATTTAAACAAGTACAGGCCCTCATAGCTCTGGACCACAAAGCCCTGAACGAAATGTGCACTAAGGATTATGAGGATGTGGTGTTTAGCACCCGTGAGTGGAACCAACTGAAGGAACTGAGTGCAGTTCTTGCTCCATTTTCTGAGGCAACAGAcctgacagaaggagagaaatcAGTTACCATTAGTATGGTGGTTCCAACTGTCCTGGACTTGAATACACACCTCCTCAAGATGGAGGAGACCCGAATGCAGTGCCGgccattagttgcagccctcAAACAGTCTCTGATGAAAAGATTTTCTGGAAtctttataaaaataaacatggccaaagagAGCGGAAGAGAGCAACCTTTTAACCACAATGTGTACTTTTTTGCTACCATGCTGGATCCGCAGTTTGGCTTAAGCTGGGTGGACTTAGATGTTACCAATGGGGGAAATGCAGCATCAGTGAAGAAGTTCAGAGAAGAACTTAAGAAGACTCTGACAG ACACATTGATCTTTGAGGTGGAGAACATGATGGACAGTAAAGATGAAACGGGCTCAGAAGCCAGGAATGTGGATCCAGCCAGTGATTCACCACCAGCTAAATGTCCTCGCCTTCTGTCCCGCTACAAGGCCCACAAGAAACGCAGCTCAGTGCAGGATTCAAGTATTGTAACACAGATAAGCAAATACTTTGATGCCGTCCGTGACTCTGATCCTGACAATGCACTTGTCTTCtgggccaaaaaccatgccagaTTTCCACAACTCCACAATTTGGCATTGAAGGTGCTATCAGTCCCTGCCTCCTCTGCACCAGTGGAGAGGGTTTTCAGTAGAGGAGGCATTATAATGAGACCCCATCGTGCACGTTTAGGTCACAGAATGTTGCAATCtctcatgtttttaaaatgcaacCAAACTTTACTTTAA
- the LOC115790630 gene encoding L-threonine 3-dehydrogenase, mitochondrial-like has protein sequence MLVVQLLRGALKHAGNRSAGFVRSHASSSTNGDRPKVLITGGLGQLGVGLAMSLRRRFGKNNVILSDIRKPPNNIYNNGPFIFSDILDYKNLREIVVNNNISWLVHYSAVLSAVGENNVALAKEVNITGLHNILDIATEHGLRVFVPSTIGAFGPSSPKDPTPDLCVQRPRTIYGVSKVHAELMGEYYHHRYGLDFRCLRYPGIISADSQPGGGTTDYAVQIFHAAVKIGHFECNLRSNTQLPMMYIDDCVRATLEFLEAPADALISRTYNINAMSFTPQDLTHEIQKVLPDLKVTYNVDPVRQGIADDWPKALEDSAARQDWGWKHKYDLPEMVQAMLTHITLGNKLARDF, from the exons ATGCTGGTGGTGCAGTTGCTGAGAGGTGCACTGAAGCATGCTGGGAACAGGTCCGCAGGTTTTGTGAGATCACATGCTTCATCCAGCACCAATGGTGACCGACCCAAAGTCCTCATCACTG GAGGACTTGGACAGCTGGGAGTGGGGCTTGCTATGTCGTTGAG GAGGCGATTTGGAAAAAACAACGTGATCCTCTCTGATATCCGGAAACCCCCCAACAATATCTACaataatg GTCCATTCATCTTCTCTGACATTTTGGACTATAAGAACCTCAGGGAGATTGTGGTCAACAATAACATCAGCTGGCTGGTTCATTACTCGGCTGTATTGTCCGCTGTGGGAGAGAACAACGTGGCTCTGGCTAAAGAGGTCAACATCACAG GTCTCCATAACATATTAGACATCGCCACCGAGCACGGTCTGCGTGTGTTTGTTCCCAGCACAATCGGTGCCTTCGGTCCATCCTCCCCTAAAGACCCCACTCCCGATCTGTGTGTGCAGAGGCCGCGCACCATTTACGGTGTATCCAAAGTCCACGCAGAGCTGATGGGTGAG TACTACCACCACAGGTATGGGCTGGATTTCCGCTGTCTCAGGTATCCAGGCATCATCTCAGCTGACTCCCAGCCTGGAGGAGGAACCACAG ATTATGCTGTCCAAATCTTTCACGCAGCTGTGAAGATCGGTCACTTTGAGTGCAATCTGCGCAGCAACACACAGCTTCCTATGATGTACATCG ATGACTGTGTTAGGGCCACTCTGGAGTTCTTGGAGGCTCCGGCTGACGCGCTCATCAGCCGCACCTACAACATCAATGCCATGAGCTTCACTCCACAGGACCTCACCCATGAGATCCAGAAAGTCCTGCCTGACCTCAAGGTCACCTACAATGTGGATCCTGTCCGGCAGGGTATCG cGGACGACTGGCCCAAGGCGCTCGAGGACAGCGCAGCGAGACAGGACTGGGGCTGGAAGCACAAGTATGACCTTCCAGAGATGGTGCAGGCCATGCTTACTCACATCACTCTGGGAAACAAGCTGGCACGAGACTTCTAA
- the c2h8orf74 gene encoding uncharacterized protein C8orf74 homolog isoform X1 — protein MSLRHRVGLQRQPSRAVSLVRMDSLTEAEMAQIAKLQRDAGVETLSRHFLWSEFCDERRCFHQDFVYDVAMFAADRGFSWPHVIRAAAIARDIFPQLDDLDVLGLLSLLREVLHERLPNLAPIHQHDLTRYLTDICIVRRRLFQAVVSGAAHMSITQLHLEVQLPPTPSPLAQGTDLQEWESQQHQASLTSALQQKETELRCLRHGSRVTLEDIVLPKDEHLDQQGILKLVRAAVRTTEGQILQSLIQEASLLSDIMQLKLQQEALATGRHNNTSTNTEPHQRPATETKANIQTAKNTKGVKASGKAT, from the exons atgtCCCTACGTCATCGCGTCGGTCTCCAACGGCAACCAAGCCGCGCGGTGTCGTTGGTCAGAATGGATTCCCTCACAGAGGCGGAAATGGCTCAGATAGCAAAGCTACAG AGAGATGCTGGTGTGGAGACGCTCAGCCGTCACTTCTTGTGGTCTGAGTTTTGTGATGAACGACGATGCTTCCATCAGGATTTTGTGTATGACGTGGCCATGTTTGCTGCAGACCGTGGCTTCTCCTGGCCTCATGTTATCCGGGCAGCTGCGATCGCCAGAGACATCTTTCCACAGCTGGACG ATCTCGACGTACTCGGCTTGTTGTCCCTACTGAGAGAGGTGCTGCATGAGCGTTTACCAAACCTTGCTCCCATCCATCAACATGACCTCACCAGGTACCTCACAGACATCTGCATCGTCCGGCGGAGGCTTTTCCAGGCGGTGGTCAGTGGAGCTGCGCACATGTCTATCACTCAGCTACACTTGGAGGTGCAACTGCCACCCACACCCTCTCCTCTGGCACAG GGCACTGATCTGCAAGAGTGGGAGAGTCAGCAGCATCAAGCTAGTCTCACTTCAGCCTTGCAGCAGAAGGAAACAGAGCTGAGGTGTCTCAGACATGGGTCACGGGTCACTCTGGAGGACATCGTTCTTCCAAAGGATGAGCATCTGGACCAACAG GGCATTTTGAAGTTGGTTCGTGCAGCAGTGAGGACCACCGAGGGCCAGATACTGCAGAGTCTGATCCAAGAGGCCAGTTTGCTCAGTGACATCATGCAGCTCAAACTGCAGCAGGAGGCTCTGGCCACTGGGAGGCACAACAATACTTCTACCAATACAGAACCACACCAACGTCCAGCTACTGAGACGAAGGCAAATatacaaactgcaaaaaacacaaaaggagtGAAGGCATCTGGAAAAGCCACATGA